A section of the Agromyces aurantiacus genome encodes:
- a CDS encoding MBL fold metallo-hydrolase translates to MRVTKLEHAALVVEQSGSRLFIDPGKFTTPITEASGAVAVVVTHQHDDHWTPEQLARIRDRNPDVRVYGPAGMADAAAEAGVEVERVAPGDEIEVGPFRLRFFGGRHAVIHSSIPVIDNVGVLVNDALYYAGDSFAVPEGVQVQALAAPAGAPWMKIAESMDYVMAVRPHRAFPTHEMVLSRAGKALSNARLAWATEQGGGEYLPLEPGDSFDL, encoded by the coding sequence ATGCGCGTCACGAAGCTCGAGCATGCCGCCCTCGTCGTCGAGCAGTCAGGCAGCCGGCTCTTCATCGATCCAGGCAAGTTCACCACGCCGATCACGGAGGCCTCGGGCGCGGTGGCCGTCGTCGTCACGCACCAGCACGACGACCACTGGACGCCGGAGCAGCTCGCGCGCATCCGCGATCGCAACCCCGATGTGCGCGTGTACGGTCCGGCCGGCATGGCCGATGCCGCCGCCGAAGCGGGCGTCGAGGTCGAGCGCGTCGCGCCGGGCGACGAGATCGAGGTCGGCCCGTTCCGCTTGCGGTTCTTCGGCGGGCGTCACGCCGTGATCCACTCGTCGATCCCGGTGATCGACAACGTGGGCGTGCTCGTGAACGACGCGCTGTACTACGCGGGCGATTCGTTCGCGGTCCCCGAGGGCGTGCAGGTGCAGGCGCTCGCGGCACCGGCCGGGGCGCCGTGGATGAAGATCGCCGAGTCGATGGACTACGTCATGGCGGTGCGGCCCCACCGCGCGTTCCCGACGCACGAGATGGTGCTCTCGCGGGCGGGCAAGGCGCTCTCGAACGCGCGGCTCGCCTGGGCGACCGAGCAGGGCGGCGGCGAGTACCTGCCGCTCGAGCCCGGCGACTCGTTCGACCTGTAG
- a CDS encoding PP2C family protein-serine/threonine phosphatase — MNEDALLAHAPVYVVADGMGGHARGDAASRAVVDTFTRHLDHGRPSTPEQVLDAIHSSNEVVRSLSDDGDEGTAVAGTTVAGVVLVDAGEGRGVHWMVFNVGDSRVYAWDGRRLQQVTVDHSAVQELVDAGVISSDDAERHPDRNVITRAIGADDVVEPDVWLIPAGGRQVFLICSDGLSKELDDEQLAQILTGHSMHAAGLAGELVDAALAAGARDNVTAVVVESDLGGDADDDGATRDRDAALPEGLEQTTPRETGDEGGGVPS; from the coding sequence GTGAACGAGGATGCACTGCTCGCTCACGCGCCCGTGTACGTCGTCGCCGACGGGATGGGCGGGCACGCCCGAGGGGATGCCGCGAGCCGCGCCGTCGTCGACACCTTCACGCGCCACCTCGACCACGGCCGCCCGTCGACGCCCGAGCAGGTGCTCGACGCGATCCACAGTTCCAACGAGGTGGTCCGCTCGCTGTCCGACGACGGCGACGAGGGCACCGCGGTGGCCGGCACGACCGTGGCGGGGGTCGTGCTCGTCGACGCCGGCGAGGGTCGCGGCGTGCACTGGATGGTCTTCAACGTCGGCGACTCGCGCGTGTACGCATGGGATGGCCGGCGCCTGCAGCAGGTCACGGTCGACCACTCCGCCGTGCAGGAACTCGTGGACGCGGGCGTGATCAGCAGCGATGACGCCGAGCGCCATCCCGACCGCAATGTCATCACGCGCGCGATCGGCGCCGACGACGTCGTCGAGCCCGACGTGTGGCTCATCCCGGCGGGCGGTCGCCAGGTGTTCCTGATCTGCTCCGACGGGCTGTCGAAGGAGCTCGACGACGAGCAGCTCGCCCAGATCCTCACCGGGCACTCGATGCACGCGGCCGGGCTCGCGGGCGAACTCGTCGATGCGGCACTCGCGGCGGGGGCGCGCGACAACGTGACGGCGGTGGTCGTCGAATCCGACCTCGGCGGCGACGCCGACGACGACGGGGCGACGCGCGATCGCGATGCGGCGCTCCCCGAGGGGCTCGAGCAGACCACGCCGAGGGAGACGGGGGACGAGGGTGGCGGAGTACCGTCCTGA
- a CDS encoding YdeI/OmpD-associated family protein has product MGLDDAPLIQPATAAEWRDWLERHHDTATGVWVVTWRSPGPGREPLPYEDQVLEALAFGWIDATTRRLDDDRRAQYFAPRKPGGTWARSNKDRIERLRAEGRMAPAGEEAVRRAIADGSWSMLDAIDRMDVPDDLAAAFARHPGSRELWEAFPPSARRGALWWIHQAKRPATRERRVEETARLAAENVRVGSEPRREA; this is encoded by the coding sequence ATGGGGCTCGACGACGCGCCGCTGATCCAGCCGGCGACCGCGGCGGAATGGCGCGACTGGCTCGAACGCCACCACGACACGGCGACGGGCGTCTGGGTCGTCACGTGGCGCTCGCCGGGCCCGGGCCGGGAGCCGCTCCCATACGAGGACCAGGTCCTCGAGGCGCTCGCGTTCGGGTGGATCGACGCGACCACCCGCCGGCTCGACGACGACCGCCGGGCGCAGTACTTCGCGCCGCGCAAGCCGGGCGGCACCTGGGCGCGCAGCAACAAGGACCGCATCGAGCGCCTGCGTGCCGAGGGCCGGATGGCTCCGGCCGGCGAGGAGGCGGTCCGCCGGGCGATCGCCGACGGGAGCTGGTCGATGCTCGACGCGATCGACCGGATGGACGTGCCCGACGACCTCGCCGCCGCCTTCGCGCGCCATCCCGGATCGCGCGAGCTCTGGGAGGCCTTCCCACCGTCCGCGCGCCGCGGGGCGCTCTGGTGGATCCACCAGGCGAAGCGACCGGCGACGCGCGAGCGACGCGTCGAGGAGACCGCGCGCCTCGCGGCCGAGAACGTGCGCGTCGGATCGGAGCCCCGCCGGGAGGCGTGA
- a CDS encoding MFS transporter, which yields MDTTLLTPAPSGRTSRGTEHRRPTLSRKPSFVLTAGIVGLGLFASVTPSPIYPTYQAAWDLSPLTLTLVYATYAIGVLLALLIAGTASDEVGRRPVLLVAVAGLIAATILSALAPGVVWLVVARAVQGIATGLALSTAGAALLDLHPRRDAAAAGLANGVASSVGIALGVLVASLLVQYDWAPRVLPYLAQLAFLAVAAVGVMAMPETVARRGGLRWRIRRPSVPIAARGPFTVAALAVTASWSLGGLLFSLGPALGAELFDTADVILSSACIVALASTATISQLVFRRLPPRQAAAAGSAALAIGVALISYSAATGSGAVFLIGAAVSGLGFGTGFLGGLRLLTGAIPAAERAAIMAAFYLVAYLALSIPAVLAGVLVGVFGVQVAFQVIGAPIAVLALVTAVVALRRSRRHR from the coding sequence GTGGACACCACACTGCTCACTCCCGCACCCTCCGGCCGCACGAGTCGCGGCACCGAACATCGTCGGCCGACGCTGAGCCGGAAGCCGTCGTTCGTCCTGACCGCCGGCATCGTCGGCCTGGGCCTGTTCGCCTCGGTGACGCCGTCACCGATCTATCCGACCTATCAGGCGGCCTGGGACCTGTCGCCGCTGACGCTCACGCTCGTCTACGCGACGTACGCCATCGGCGTCCTGCTCGCGCTGCTGATCGCCGGGACCGCATCCGACGAGGTCGGGCGACGACCCGTGCTGCTCGTCGCGGTGGCCGGCCTCATCGCCGCCACCATCCTCTCCGCTCTCGCCCCGGGGGTCGTCTGGCTGGTCGTCGCTCGGGCCGTGCAGGGGATCGCGACGGGGCTCGCGCTCAGCACCGCCGGAGCGGCACTGCTCGACCTTCATCCGCGCCGGGATGCGGCCGCCGCCGGCCTCGCGAACGGCGTCGCCAGCAGCGTCGGCATCGCCCTCGGTGTGCTCGTGGCGTCGCTCCTGGTCCAGTACGACTGGGCCCCCCGAGTGCTGCCCTATCTCGCTCAGCTCGCCTTCCTCGCGGTGGCCGCCGTCGGCGTCATGGCGATGCCGGAGACCGTCGCACGGCGCGGCGGGCTCCGGTGGCGGATCCGGCGCCCGAGCGTTCCCATCGCAGCTCGCGGCCCGTTCACGGTCGCGGCGCTCGCCGTGACGGCGTCCTGGTCCCTGGGGGGCCTGCTGTTCAGCCTCGGGCCCGCGCTCGGTGCCGAACTCTTCGACACCGCCGACGTGATCCTGTCCAGCGCCTGCATCGTGGCCCTGGCGAGCACCGCGACGATCTCGCAGCTCGTCTTCCGCCGACTCCCGCCCCGTCAGGCCGCCGCAGCGGGATCGGCCGCACTGGCCATCGGCGTCGCCCTCATCTCCTATTCGGCCGCCACCGGATCGGGCGCGGTGTTCCTGATCGGGGCGGCGGTCTCGGGCCTGGGCTTCGGTACGGGATTCCTCGGCGGCCTGCGCCTCCTGACCGGCGCGATCCCCGCAGCCGAACGCGCAGCGATCATGGCCGCGTTCTACCTCGTTGCCTACCTCGCCCTGTCGATTCCCGCCGTCCTCGCCGGCGTCCTGGTCGGCGTGTTCGGCGTCCAGGTCGCCTTCCAGGTGATCGGGGCTCCGATCGCCGTCCTCGCCCTCGTCACCGCCGTCGTCGCCCTGCGTCGGTCCCGTCGCCACCGATGA
- a CDS encoding diacylglycerol/lipid kinase family protein, which produces MTRGPRRLLLAVNPYASFGRTRWVGPAVAERLADEGYEVALIREANFELLRRETQSAFEQGTDGLVVVGGDGMISMGANILARTGVPLGVVAAGTGNDFARALGLPHDNPEAAIEALVDALRRPPQVVDLGLAHHGELRTWFACVLSAGFDAVVNERANRMVRPRGPSRYTFALVRELATFRPRRYAITIDGVRREQAAMLVSIANTPSLGGGMRIVPHADLSDGILDVFIVHPLSRMGLLAVFPSVFAGEHVGHPAVEFAQARRVRLEADGIVAYADGERLGALPVEVEVVPGALSVFA; this is translated from the coding sequence ATGACGCGTGGCCCCCGCCGACTCCTGCTCGCGGTGAACCCGTACGCCTCGTTCGGCCGCACGCGCTGGGTCGGGCCCGCGGTGGCCGAGCGGCTCGCCGACGAGGGCTACGAGGTCGCGCTGATCCGCGAGGCGAACTTCGAGCTGCTGCGGCGCGAGACCCAGTCGGCGTTCGAGCAGGGCACCGACGGGCTCGTGGTCGTGGGCGGCGACGGCATGATCTCGATGGGCGCCAACATCCTCGCGCGCACGGGCGTTCCCCTCGGGGTGGTGGCCGCCGGCACGGGCAACGACTTCGCGCGCGCGCTCGGGCTGCCGCACGACAACCCCGAGGCCGCGATCGAGGCGCTCGTCGACGCGCTCCGCCGGCCGCCGCAGGTCGTCGACCTCGGCCTCGCGCACCACGGCGAGCTCCGGACGTGGTTCGCGTGCGTGCTCTCGGCCGGGTTCGACGCGGTGGTCAACGAGCGCGCGAACCGGATGGTGCGACCGCGCGGCCCGAGCCGGTACACGTTCGCGCTGGTCCGCGAGCTCGCCACCTTCCGACCGCGGCGCTACGCGATCACGATCGACGGCGTGCGGCGCGAGCAGGCGGCGATGCTCGTCTCGATCGCCAACACGCCGTCGCTCGGGGGCGGCATGCGGATCGTTCCGCACGCCGACCTGTCCGACGGCATCCTCGACGTGTTCATCGTGCATCCGCTCTCCCGGATGGGACTGCTCGCGGTGTTCCCGAGCGTGTTCGCGGGCGAGCACGTCGGGCATCCGGCCGTCGAGTTCGCGCAGGCGCGACGCGTGCGCCTCGAGGCCGATGGCATCGTCGCGTACGCCGACGGCGAGCGCCTCGGCGCGCTGCCCGTCGAGGTCGAGGTGGTGCCGGGCGCGCTGTCCGTGTTCGCGTGA
- a CDS encoding TerC family protein produces MTELPIWFEVGSLIVLTLILVADLLLVIKRPHVPSFRESTLWVVFYIVLALIFAGLMFVIGDAEHGAQFLAGWLTEYSLSIDNLFVFVIIMARFAVPRKYQQEVLMVGIILALILRGIFILLGAQLIANFSWIFYIFGAFLLWTAFNQAFGDHEDEGKDSALIRVLRRRLPITNDYDGVKLRTVINGKRFFTPMLIVFVAIGTTDLIFALDSIPAIFGITQSPFIVFTANVFALMGLRQLYFLLGGLLERLEYLKYGIAFILAFIGVKLVLHAMHENELPFINGGEHIEWAPDISTWTSLAVIIGAMAVATVASLVKANLDARRRGHTLAEEIPHFTDEGDRAERAEDEASPQR; encoded by the coding sequence GTGACCGAACTGCCCATCTGGTTCGAAGTCGGCTCGCTCATCGTGCTGACGCTGATCCTCGTCGCCGACCTCCTGCTCGTGATCAAGCGGCCGCACGTGCCCTCGTTCCGGGAGTCGACGCTGTGGGTCGTGTTCTACATCGTGCTCGCGCTGATCTTCGCGGGGCTCATGTTCGTGATCGGCGACGCCGAGCACGGGGCCCAGTTCCTGGCCGGATGGCTCACCGAGTACAGCCTGTCGATCGACAACCTGTTCGTGTTCGTGATCATCATGGCCAGGTTCGCGGTACCCCGGAAGTACCAGCAGGAGGTGCTCATGGTCGGCATCATCCTCGCGCTGATCCTCCGCGGCATCTTCATCCTGCTGGGCGCGCAGCTCATCGCGAACTTCAGCTGGATCTTCTACATCTTCGGCGCGTTCCTGCTGTGGACCGCGTTCAACCAGGCGTTCGGCGACCACGAGGACGAGGGCAAGGACTCGGCCCTCATCCGCGTGCTGCGCCGCCGCCTGCCCATCACCAACGACTACGACGGCGTCAAGCTGCGCACGGTCATCAACGGCAAGCGCTTCTTCACGCCCATGCTCATCGTGTTCGTCGCGATCGGCACGACCGACCTGATCTTCGCGCTCGACTCGATCCCCGCGATCTTCGGCATCACGCAGAGCCCGTTCATCGTGTTCACGGCGAACGTGTTCGCGCTCATGGGCCTGCGCCAGCTGTACTTCCTGCTCGGCGGCCTGCTCGAGCGCCTGGAGTACCTCAAGTACGGCATCGCGTTCATCCTCGCCTTCATCGGCGTGAAGCTCGTCCTGCACGCGATGCACGAGAACGAGCTGCCGTTCATCAACGGCGGCGAGCACATCGAGTGGGCGCCCGACATCTCCACGTGGACCTCCCTCGCCGTCATCATCGGCGCGATGGCCGTGGCCACGGTCGCGAGCCTCGTCAAGGCGAACCTCGATGCGCGCCGGCGTGGCCACACGCTCGCGGAGGAGATCCCGCACTTCACCGACGAGGGCGACCGAGCCGAGCGCGCGGAGGACGAGGCCTCGCCGCAGCGCTGA
- a CDS encoding VOC family protein, with protein MELKLEVALLPVADVDRTLDFYRRLDFRLDADLIVDDSYRVVQLTPPGSTASIIFGTGVTTSPAGSNDGLLLAVWDIEETRAEIAARGIEISEVFHEAEAFIHPGTERRIAGPHPERADYGSYATFADPDGNLWILQEIKKRLPGR; from the coding sequence ATGGAACTCAAGCTCGAAGTCGCCCTCCTCCCCGTCGCCGACGTCGATCGGACCCTCGACTTCTACCGTCGCCTGGATTTCCGGCTCGACGCCGATCTCATCGTCGACGATTCCTACCGGGTCGTGCAGCTGACTCCGCCGGGGTCGACTGCGTCGATCATCTTCGGCACGGGTGTCACCACCTCGCCCGCGGGATCGAACGATGGCCTGCTGCTCGCCGTCTGGGACATCGAGGAGACGCGAGCCGAGATCGCGGCCCGTGGGATCGAGATCTCCGAGGTCTTCCACGAGGCCGAGGCCTTCATCCACCCGGGTACGGAGCGCCGCATCGCCGGCCCGCACCCCGAGCGGGCCGACTACGGCTCCTACGCCACCTTCGCGGACCCCGACGGGAACCTCTGGATCCTCCAGGAGATCAAGAAGCGTCTCCCCGGTCGCTGA
- a CDS encoding dihydrolipoyl dehydrogenase family protein, translating to MDTTLIEEYDLVVLGGGAVGENIADRAVRGGLTAVIVEHELLGGECSYWACMPSKALLRSPAALRAARNVAGAAEAVTGDLDVAAVLARRDRFTSNWSDDGQVAWARGAGIDLIRGHGRLSGIREVTVRTADGSTLVLTARHAVAIATGSDAAIPDIDGLREAKPWTSRDATSVREVPGSLAIIGGGVVAAEMATAFAAFGTQVTVIARGDLLSGAEPFARERVADSLRSQGVELLLHTDTARVLHGEHGVTVETVTGDAVGAERVLVATGRTPRSTDIGLETVGLTPGVWIDTDDTLRVPGFDWLYAVGDVNGRALLTHQGKYQARATGDVIAARANGTTVSDAAWGAHVATADHAAVPQVAFTDPEVASVGLTLAAAEAAGYRARAVDYELGWVAGASLHADDYRGQARMVVDEDRSVIIGATFVGPDVAELLHAATTAIVGEVPLDRLWHAVPAYPTVSEIWLRLLETYGRDSAARPDWIERGSDLHPIAA from the coding sequence ATGGACACCACACTCATCGAGGAATACGACCTCGTCGTCCTCGGCGGCGGTGCGGTCGGCGAGAACATCGCCGACCGGGCCGTCCGGGGCGGTCTCACCGCCGTCATCGTCGAACACGAGCTGCTCGGCGGCGAATGCTCGTACTGGGCGTGCATGCCCTCGAAGGCGCTGCTCCGCTCTCCGGCCGCGCTCCGCGCGGCGCGCAACGTGGCGGGCGCCGCCGAGGCCGTCACCGGCGACCTCGACGTCGCGGCGGTGCTCGCACGCCGCGACCGGTTCACGTCGAACTGGTCCGATGACGGCCAGGTCGCCTGGGCCCGTGGGGCCGGTATCGACCTCATCCGAGGGCACGGCCGCCTGAGCGGCATCCGCGAGGTCACCGTGCGCACCGCCGACGGCTCGACCCTCGTCCTCACCGCGCGGCACGCCGTCGCGATCGCGACCGGATCCGACGCCGCCATCCCGGATATCGATGGCCTGCGCGAGGCGAAGCCGTGGACCAGCAGGGACGCGACCAGCGTCCGCGAAGTGCCGGGGAGCCTGGCCATCATCGGCGGCGGCGTGGTCGCGGCCGAGATGGCGACCGCCTTCGCGGCGTTCGGCACGCAGGTCACGGTCATCGCACGCGGCGACCTCCTGTCCGGCGCAGAGCCGTTCGCCCGCGAGCGGGTCGCCGACTCGCTCCGCTCACAGGGCGTCGAGCTGCTGCTGCACACCGACACGGCGCGGGTCCTGCACGGCGAACACGGGGTGACCGTCGAGACGGTGACCGGCGACGCCGTCGGCGCCGAGCGCGTGCTCGTCGCCACCGGCCGCACGCCTCGGTCGACCGACATCGGCCTCGAAACCGTCGGGCTGACCCCGGGCGTGTGGATCGACACCGACGACACCCTCCGGGTCCCCGGCTTCGACTGGCTGTACGCCGTCGGCGACGTCAACGGCCGCGCGCTGCTCACCCACCAGGGCAAGTACCAGGCCCGCGCGACCGGCGACGTGATCGCCGCGCGGGCCAACGGCACCACCGTGTCGGATGCCGCGTGGGGAGCCCATGTCGCGACCGCCGACCACGCAGCGGTACCCCAGGTCGCCTTCACCGATCCCGAAGTGGCATCCGTGGGCCTGACGCTCGCCGCGGCCGAGGCCGCCGGGTACCGGGCTCGCGCAGTGGACTACGAGCTCGGCTGGGTCGCGGGCGCGAGCCTGCACGCCGACGACTACCGCGGGCAGGCCCGCATGGTCGTCGATGAGGACCGCTCCGTGATCATCGGCGCCACCTTCGTGGGCCCCGACGTGGCCGAACTGCTCCACGCCGCCACCACCGCGATCGTCGGCGAGGTGCCGCTCGACCGCCTCTGGCACGCGGTCCCCGCATATCCGACGGTCAGCGAGATCTGGCTGCGGCTGCTCGAGACGTACGGGCGGGACAGCGCCGCGCGACCCGACTGGATCGAGAGGGGATCGGACCTGCACCCGATCGCCGCCTGA
- a CDS encoding transglycosylase domain-containing protein, whose product MQPQFRNMRNRDFQETRTPAGVVGGLVGLVAASAAAATLVTVAITPAIAAVGVATSSTISMFENLPSYLDIGELSEKSNIYATRSDGSVALLASFYDQNRVEVGWDQINQYVKDAAIAGEDPRFYEHSGVDLQGTLRAAATTATGRETQGGSSIAQQYVKNVRVQECERDATTEEERDGCYDAVTETTIDRKLKEMRLAIGIEKRYTKSEILLGYLNIAGFGGTVYGIEAAANYYYGTSAKNLTLPQAASLMAIVNNPGKFRIDQPDDETNGTANGYADNTSRRDYILKSMLEERKITREEYDAAVATPVEPKITEPSTGCQTAAGSAYFCDYVKHVLQNDPTFGEDEETRLLNFRRGGYDVYTTLDLDLQVAAEQAMARHVPATFPGWDVGGVISSVEVGTGRVLAMAQNRTYSQDPDVLAQGPQFTSINYNTDYAYGGSRGFQPGSSYKVFTLAEWLSSGHGLAERVDSRPKSNWGVFQDSCLGPQFAGDWNPKNDAGESGGNYSAMESTINSINTGFIGMAKRLDLCNIRKRAEAFGVHRADGDPLAEGPSSVIGTNEVAPLSMAVAFAGIANNGTTCTPIAIDRIVGRDGEEIPPPKSTCTQSVLPEVAAAMHTAMGAVMTGGTGRQSNQNVVPSVPLIGKTGTTDGAKDTWMVGASSKVATAVAVVSVNGEANQRGIDFATGQAATARHRMWPEVMSVAAAKYGGDPFSQAGMGPVTGPGSSPDGSIVPGQGNPTPTPTPTDGTPAEPPPSGGTGPGNNGNGNGNGNRPGG is encoded by the coding sequence ATGCAGCCGCAGTTCCGCAATATGCGCAACCGCGACTTCCAGGAGACTCGGACGCCCGCGGGCGTGGTGGGCGGACTCGTCGGCCTCGTGGCCGCGAGCGCGGCCGCCGCGACGCTCGTGACGGTCGCGATCACGCCCGCGATCGCGGCTGTCGGCGTCGCGACCTCCAGCACCATCTCGATGTTCGAGAACCTGCCGAGCTACCTCGACATCGGCGAGCTCTCGGAGAAGAGCAACATCTACGCGACCCGGTCCGACGGGTCCGTCGCGCTCCTGGCCTCCTTCTACGACCAGAACCGCGTCGAGGTCGGCTGGGACCAGATCAACCAGTACGTGAAGGATGCCGCGATCGCCGGCGAGGACCCGCGGTTCTACGAGCACAGCGGCGTCGACCTCCAGGGCACGCTGCGCGCGGCCGCGACGACGGCGACCGGGCGCGAGACCCAGGGCGGCTCCTCGATCGCGCAGCAGTACGTCAAGAACGTGCGTGTGCAGGAATGCGAGCGGGATGCCACGACCGAGGAGGAGCGCGACGGCTGCTACGACGCCGTCACCGAGACCACCATCGATCGCAAGCTGAAGGAGATGCGGCTCGCCATCGGGATCGAGAAGCGCTACACCAAGAGCGAGATCCTGCTCGGGTACCTCAACATCGCCGGCTTCGGCGGCACGGTGTACGGCATCGAGGCGGCCGCGAACTACTACTACGGCACGTCGGCGAAGAACCTCACGCTGCCGCAGGCGGCATCCCTCATGGCGATCGTCAACAACCCCGGCAAGTTCCGGATCGACCAGCCCGACGATGAGACGAACGGGACGGCGAACGGCTACGCCGACAACACCAGCCGCCGCGACTACATCCTCAAGAGCATGCTCGAGGAGCGGAAGATCACGCGCGAGGAATACGACGCCGCGGTCGCCACGCCGGTCGAGCCGAAGATCACCGAGCCGAGCACCGGATGCCAGACGGCGGCCGGGAGCGCGTACTTCTGCGACTACGTCAAGCATGTCCTCCAGAACGACCCGACCTTCGGCGAGGACGAGGAGACGCGGCTCCTGAACTTCCGGCGCGGCGGCTACGACGTGTACACGACGCTCGACCTCGACCTGCAGGTTGCGGCCGAGCAGGCGATGGCGCGTCACGTGCCGGCCACGTTCCCGGGCTGGGACGTCGGCGGCGTCATCTCGAGCGTCGAGGTCGGCACCGGCCGGGTGCTCGCGATGGCCCAGAACCGCACCTACAGCCAGGACCCCGACGTGCTGGCGCAGGGCCCGCAGTTCACGAGCATCAACTACAACACCGACTACGCCTACGGCGGGTCGCGTGGCTTCCAGCCCGGATCGTCGTACAAGGTCTTCACGCTCGCCGAGTGGCTGAGCTCGGGGCATGGCCTGGCGGAGCGCGTGGACTCGCGGCCCAAGAGCAACTGGGGCGTCTTCCAGGACAGCTGCCTCGGTCCGCAGTTCGCAGGCGACTGGAACCCGAAGAACGACGCGGGAGAGTCCGGCGGGAACTACAGCGCGATGGAGTCGACCATCAACTCGATCAACACCGGGTTCATCGGCATGGCGAAGCGGCTCGACCTCTGCAACATCCGCAAGCGCGCCGAGGCGTTCGGCGTGCATCGGGCCGACGGCGACCCGCTCGCGGAGGGCCCCTCCTCGGTGATCGGGACGAACGAGGTGGCGCCGCTGTCGATGGCGGTCGCCTTCGCGGGCATCGCCAACAACGGCACGACCTGCACTCCGATCGCGATCGACCGGATCGTCGGTCGCGACGGCGAGGAGATCCCGCCGCCGAAGTCGACCTGCACGCAGTCGGTCCTGCCCGAGGTGGCCGCCGCCATGCACACCGCGATGGGGGCCGTGATGACCGGCGGCACTGGCAGGCAGTCGAACCAGAACGTCGTGCCGAGCGTGCCCCTGATCGGCAAGACCGGAACGACCGACGGCGCCAAGGACACCTGGATGGTCGGCGCGAGCTCGAAGGTCGCCACGGCCGTCGCGGTCGTCAGCGTCAACGGCGAGGCCAACCAGCGCGGCATCGACTTCGCGACGGGGCAGGCCGCGACCGCCCGGCACCGGATGTGGCCCGAGGTCATGTCGGTCGCGGCGGCCAAGTACGGCGGCGATCCCTTCAGCCAGGCCGGCATGGGGCCCGTGACCGGGCCGGGCTCGTCTCCCGACGGGTCGATCGTGCCCGGTCAGGGCAACCCGACGCCCACGCCGACCCCGACCGACGGCACGCCCGCCGAACCGCCGCCGAGCGGCGGCACCGGGCCGGGGAACAACGGGAACGGGAACGGGAACGGCAACCGTCCCGGCGGATGA
- a CDS encoding alpha/beta fold hydrolase, with protein sequence MNTAFTGSVVPEGPGAVTGAPDLPAGFADTYTSRIIDTGDVRLHAVIGGRGPALLLIHGWPETWYAWRLLMPELAKDFTVIAVDQRGAGLSDKPESGYDTGTVARDLIGLMDALGHERFAVVGHDTGFAVGYALAADHADRVTRVALAEIPAPPGATPAPPLFLPRPLNEKLWHIPFNRAAGLPEQLIAGREDVYFGYEFAIQGGGVTQETIDYYIGLVSDPVSLTGSLGFYRAFDETLAQNAERAQRKLTVPVLAIGGERSYGPHVEENMHGLAEDVTGLVVEGAGHWVAEEAPEQMLDALREFLVPEFAASAVR encoded by the coding sequence ATGAACACCGCATTCACCGGCTCCGTCGTCCCCGAAGGACCGGGAGCCGTCACCGGCGCCCCCGACCTCCCCGCCGGATTCGCCGACACCTACACGAGCCGGATCATCGACACCGGCGACGTCCGGCTCCATGCCGTGATCGGCGGCCGGGGCCCGGCCCTGCTGCTCATCCACGGATGGCCGGAGACCTGGTACGCCTGGCGCCTGCTGATGCCCGAGCTCGCGAAGGACTTCACCGTCATCGCGGTCGACCAGCGCGGGGCGGGCCTCTCCGACAAGCCGGAATCGGGATACGACACCGGCACGGTCGCACGCGACCTGATCGGCCTGATGGACGCGCTCGGCCACGAGCGCTTCGCGGTCGTGGGACATGACACGGGCTTCGCCGTGGGCTACGCCCTCGCCGCCGACCACGCCGACCGGGTGACGCGCGTCGCGCTCGCCGAGATCCCCGCGCCCCCCGGTGCGACCCCGGCGCCGCCCCTGTTCCTTCCCCGACCGCTCAACGAGAAGCTCTGGCACATCCCGTTCAACCGCGCGGCCGGGCTCCCCGAGCAGCTCATCGCCGGCCGGGAGGACGTCTACTTCGGCTACGAGTTCGCCATCCAGGGCGGCGGCGTGACGCAGGAGACCATCGACTACTACATCGGCCTGGTCTCCGACCCGGTGTCGCTCACCGGAAGCCTCGGCTTCTACCGGGCCTTCGACGAGACGCTCGCGCAGAACGCCGAGCGCGCCCAGCGCAAGCTCACGGTGCCGGTCCTCGCGATCGGCGGCGAGCGCAGCTACGGCCCCCACGTCGAGGAGAACATGCACGGCCTCGCCGAGGACGTGACCGGTCTCGTCGTCGAGGGTGCGGGTCACTGGGTGGCCGAGGAGGCGCCGGAGCAGATGCTCGACGCGCTCCGCGAATTCCTCGTTCCCGAGTTCGCGGCGTCCGCCGTCCGCTGA